In Streptomyces sp. NBC_01439, the following are encoded in one genomic region:
- a CDS encoding MbtH family protein: MSSNPFDDADGRFYVLANEEEQHSLWPSFAEVPAGWRIIFGEESRQRCLEHVEEHWTDLRPKSLRDVMAADPASVGIA; encoded by the coding sequence ATGAGCAGCAACCCGTTCGATGACGCGGACGGCCGGTTCTACGTGTTGGCGAACGAAGAGGAACAGCACTCGCTGTGGCCGTCGTTCGCTGAAGTTCCCGCCGGCTGGCGCATCATATTCGGCGAGGAAAGTCGCCAGCGCTGCCTGGAACACGTCGAGGAGCACTGGACCGACCTGCGCCCGAAGAGCCTGCGCGACGTGATGGCCGCGGACCCGGCTTCCGTGGGCATCGCATGA
- a CDS encoding ABC transporter permease: MSTTYAMRDSMTMLRRNLKHTRRYPSMMVWIVAMPILMLLLFVYVFGGALGAGIALPGGGTGDRGDYTNFVAPGILLMAATAGGVSTAVSVCTDMTEGIINRFRTMNISRSSVLTGHVVGNVIQTAISLVLVIGVALLVGFRPNATVVEWLAVLGILTLLAFGLSWLSAAMGLGASSVEAASNAPMPLTFLPFLGSAIVPPESMPVGLRWFAEYQPFTPMTDTLRGLLMGTEIGSSGWLALGWGVVLSVLGYLWARSAFNREAKS, encoded by the coding sequence ATGAGCACCACGTACGCGATGCGCGACTCGATGACGATGCTGCGCCGCAACCTGAAGCACACCCGGCGCTACCCCTCGATGATGGTGTGGATCGTCGCGATGCCGATCCTGATGCTCCTGCTGTTCGTGTACGTCTTCGGTGGCGCGCTCGGCGCCGGCATCGCGCTGCCGGGCGGCGGTACGGGCGACCGCGGCGACTACACCAACTTCGTCGCCCCCGGCATCCTCTTGATGGCCGCCACCGCCGGCGGGGTCTCGACCGCCGTCTCGGTCTGCACGGACATGACCGAAGGCATCATCAACCGCTTCCGAACCATGAACATCTCGCGCTCCTCCGTACTGACCGGGCATGTCGTGGGCAATGTCATCCAGACCGCGATCAGCCTGGTCCTGGTCATCGGTGTCGCGCTCCTGGTGGGCTTCCGGCCCAACGCCACCGTCGTCGAATGGCTCGCAGTCCTCGGCATCCTCACCCTGCTCGCCTTCGGCCTCAGTTGGCTGTCCGCGGCGATGGGCCTGGGCGCCAGCAGTGTGGAGGCAGCGAGCAACGCGCCCATGCCGCTGACGTTCCTGCCCTTCCTCGGCAGCGCCATCGTCCCCCCGGAGTCCATGCCAGTCGGCCTGCGTTGGTTCGCCGAATACCAGCCCTTCACCCCGATGACCGACACCCTCCGCGGCCTGCTCATGGGTACGGAGATCGGCAGCAGCGGGTGGCTGGCGCTCGGCTGGGGCGTCGTCCTCAGCGTCCTCGGCTACCTGTGGGCCCGCTCGGCCTTCAACCGCGAGGCGAAGAGTTAA
- a CDS encoding ATP-binding cassette domain-containing protein produces MSAATEQMAPPQGISAVGLRKSYGEKVVLDGIDLQVRAGTIFALLGPNGAGKTTTVQILSTLLVADGGEATVAGHSLERSADDVRARIGVTGQFAAVDGLLTAEENMLLMADLHHLDRSEGKRRTAELLRQFELTDVAAKMASTFSGGMRRKLDLAMTLVGNPSLIFLDEPTTGLDPRSRRTMWHLIQQLTAQGVTIFLTTQYLEEADQLADRIAVLDKGKIVAEGTADELKRRVPGGHIRLRFSDLLGLDTAARRLALGPAARDEEKLTLQIPSDGSIPALRAVLDLLESAGVEADALTVHTPDLDDVFLALTGDGSRHHATTVPQSADTVQEDRR; encoded by the coding sequence ATGAGTGCCGCGACCGAACAGATGGCCCCGCCCCAGGGGATCAGCGCAGTCGGCCTGCGCAAATCGTACGGCGAGAAGGTCGTGCTCGACGGGATAGACCTTCAGGTGCGGGCGGGCACGATCTTCGCACTGCTCGGCCCGAACGGCGCCGGGAAGACCACCACGGTCCAGATCCTCTCCACGCTCCTCGTCGCCGACGGTGGCGAGGCGACGGTGGCGGGGCACTCGCTGGAGCGGAGCGCGGACGACGTCCGCGCCCGGATCGGCGTCACCGGCCAGTTCGCGGCGGTGGACGGACTGCTGACCGCCGAGGAGAACATGCTCCTCATGGCGGACCTGCACCACCTGGACCGGTCGGAGGGCAAGCGGCGCACCGCCGAGTTACTCCGGCAGTTCGAACTCACCGACGTGGCCGCCAAGATGGCCTCCACCTTTTCCGGCGGTATGCGCCGCAAGCTGGACCTGGCGATGACCCTCGTCGGCAACCCGAGCCTGATCTTCCTCGACGAGCCGACCACCGGCCTTGACCCGCGCAGCCGCCGCACCATGTGGCACCTGATCCAACAGCTCACCGCCCAGGGCGTGACCATCTTCCTCACCACGCAGTACCTGGAGGAGGCCGACCAGCTCGCGGACCGGATCGCAGTCCTCGACAAGGGCAAGATCGTCGCTGAGGGCACTGCGGACGAGCTCAAGCGCCGTGTTCCCGGCGGGCACATCCGCCTCCGGTTCTCCGACCTGCTCGGCCTGGACACCGCCGCCCGCCGCCTCGCCCTCGGCCCAGCGGCCCGCGACGAGGAGAAGCTCACCCTGCAGATCCCGAGCGACGGCAGCATCCCCGCACTGCGCGCCGTACTCGACCTGCTGGAGAGTGCCGGAGTCGAGGCGGACGCACTGACCGTGCACACGCCGGACCTGGACGACGTCTTCCTCGCCCTCACCGGCGACGGGTCGCGCCACCACGCCACCACCGTTCCCCAATCCGCCGACACGGTGCAGGAGGATCGGCGATGA
- a CDS encoding DUF4097 family beta strand repeat-containing protein yields MPSYETQGPITATIHVEVGVARISATDRTDTVVEIHPRTAGDKDDIRAAEESRVEFNDGTLTIRTPKARGLFSARGAVTLDVALPRGSRLLGTLEMGDITCKGTLGECEVRTSAGDIQLDQAGPVRLKTQHGDVRLDTVAGDAEITTGSGDVRVRTVGGNADIKNSNGNTWLDDVAGDLRLKVANGNITVGRAQGSVSSKSSNGNVRIEEVARGTVELQTKAGDLEVGIRPGTAAWLDINSQAGTVHSALEVAEGPEAGAETVKVHARTSLGDITIQRALGA; encoded by the coding sequence ATGCCTTCTTACGAGACCCAGGGACCCATCACCGCGACCATCCACGTCGAGGTCGGAGTCGCCCGGATCAGTGCCACGGACCGCACCGACACGGTGGTCGAGATCCACCCCCGCACCGCAGGCGACAAGGACGACATCCGCGCCGCAGAGGAGAGCAGGGTCGAGTTCAACGACGGCACGCTGACGATCCGCACCCCGAAGGCGCGCGGGCTGTTCAGCGCTCGTGGTGCCGTCACGCTCGACGTCGCGCTGCCCCGGGGCTCGCGCCTCCTCGGGACGCTGGAGATGGGTGACATCACCTGCAAGGGGACGCTGGGCGAGTGCGAGGTCCGCACCAGCGCCGGCGACATCCAGCTCGACCAGGCCGGCCCGGTGCGGTTGAAGACGCAGCACGGGGACGTGCGGCTGGACACGGTAGCCGGTGACGCCGAGATCACCACCGGTTCGGGTGACGTCCGGGTCCGGACGGTCGGCGGCAACGCCGACATCAAGAACTCCAACGGCAACACGTGGCTCGACGATGTGGCGGGCGATCTGCGACTGAAGGTCGCCAACGGCAACATCACGGTCGGCCGTGCCCAAGGGTCCGTGTCGTCGAAGAGCTCGAACGGCAACGTGCGCATCGAGGAAGTGGCGCGCGGCACGGTGGAGCTCCAGACCAAGGCGGGCGACCTAGAAGTCGGGATTCGCCCGGGCACTGCCGCCTGGCTCGACATCAACTCCCAGGCCGGGACGGTCCACAGCGCCCTCGAGGTCGCCGAAGGCCCCGAGGCGGGCGCGGAGACCGTCAAGGTGCATGCGAGGACCAGCCTCGGAGACATCACCATCCAGCGGGCGCTCGGTGCCTGA
- a CDS encoding toxin-antitoxin system HicB family antitoxin yields MDLTPYVANLRNELAVAAGAGGEDARALAERITAPLESATRLILLSALSDAMGEVTRELAPGSVDVRLRGLEPEFVVTAPPKEEPFAVQGFEEMHTPSPVPFVPEGEDSSTARINLRLPGHLKTRAEQAAAREGLSLNAWIVRAVSGVLEPGGGRQGDAPAPQRGGRRSFTGWVS; encoded by the coding sequence ATGGACCTCACGCCCTATGTCGCAAATCTTCGCAACGAGCTCGCGGTAGCCGCCGGAGCAGGCGGCGAAGATGCCCGCGCTCTCGCCGAGCGCATCACGGCGCCGCTGGAGTCGGCCACCAGGCTCATCCTGCTGAGCGCCCTGTCGGACGCCATGGGCGAAGTCACCCGGGAGCTCGCCCCGGGCTCGGTCGACGTGCGGTTGCGTGGGCTGGAGCCCGAGTTCGTCGTCACCGCGCCGCCGAAGGAGGAGCCCTTCGCGGTGCAGGGTTTCGAGGAGATGCACACCCCGTCCCCCGTTCCGTTCGTGCCGGAAGGGGAGGACAGCAGCACCGCGCGCATCAACCTCCGACTCCCCGGCCACCTCAAGACGCGTGCGGAGCAGGCCGCCGCGCGGGAGGGCCTCTCGCTCAACGCCTGGATCGTCAGGGCCGTATCGGGCGTGCTGGAGCCCGGTGGCGGACGTCAGGGCGACGCGCCGGCGCCCCAGCGGGGTGGCCGCAGGAGCTTCACGGGGTGGGTGAGTTAG
- a CDS encoding peptidoglycan-binding domain-containing protein, protein MPPHHRRPVPGTRYAQRGHGPGSRRGLSGLSYLPRSGVDGAYGPRTQNSVGHFQRDNGVAVDGIAGPRTTAAMGVAREIGSTGPGGGSPTVPVPPL, encoded by the coding sequence GTGCCGCCACATCATCGACGGCCGGTACCCGGCACCCGGTACGCGCAGCGAGGCCACGGCCCGGGCTCCCGGCGGGGCCTGTCGGGCCTCAGCTACCTCCCGCGCAGCGGCGTCGACGGCGCGTACGGGCCGCGGACGCAGAACTCCGTAGGGCACTTCCAGCGGGACAACGGTGTCGCCGTGGACGGCATAGCCGGCCCGCGGACCACGGCGGCCATGGGCGTCGCCCGCGAGATCGGCAGCACCGGCCCCGGCGGCGGCAGCCCGACCGTACCCGTACCGCCGCTGTAG
- a CDS encoding NUDIX hydrolase has translation MESPRPSVRVVCVDPDQRILLLRWRDPATGNHIWEPPGGGIEAGEDPLAAARRELIEETGLRDVPIGERSVIVARKLSWNGVDFAGEEAFFLCLPSSAPAVRPGGLEPYEVEQLQEHRWVPWHELGGLPDPVEPPQLLDVLTELAPDGPWATASA, from the coding sequence ATGGAGTCACCCCGCCCTTCCGTACGTGTCGTATGCGTCGATCCCGACCAGCGGATCCTGTTGTTGCGCTGGCGTGATCCCGCGACCGGGAACCACATCTGGGAGCCGCCGGGCGGCGGCATCGAAGCCGGTGAGGACCCGCTCGCTGCGGCGCGGCGGGAGCTGATCGAGGAGACCGGGCTCCGGGACGTCCCCATCGGCGAGCGGTCCGTCATCGTTGCCCGGAAGCTGAGTTGGAACGGGGTGGATTTCGCCGGAGAGGAAGCCTTCTTCCTGTGCCTGCCCTCCTCGGCACCAGCGGTCCGCCCGGGCGGACTGGAACCGTACGAGGTCGAACAGCTCCAGGAGCACCGTTGGGTGCCGTGGCACGAGTTGGGCGGCCTCCCCGACCCGGTCGAGCCACCACAGCTCCTCGACGTACTGACGGAGTTGGCTCCCGACGGCCCTTGGGCCACCGCCTCGGCCTGA
- a CDS encoding cytochrome P450 family protein — MTAPRQDPLRDPRFFADPYPTYDRLREGCPVRRVPTGSGGHHAYLITGHSEAREAFTDPRLSKDTARFFADRPSDRDLHPAISRNMLASDPPAHTRHRRVATRLFTTGRVRELRPFIARVVDDLMTTWRPGTDIDLVADLAVPLPVTVVCELLGVPESDRAALAGWSHDLFDATDTALVDTASHRIGDYLTDLVDTARTAPGDGPLHSLLRTCDQGGLDRDETVSLAALLLVAGHETTTHFIGNAVLALLRHPEAFDRLCRDPDLIPGALDELLRFDSPVSVATFRHSTQDLRVGGVDIPAGFPVLIAPGAANRDPSAFPDAHQLDLDRDAGAHLSFGHGIHRCPGAPLARAEAEIALRALVTRFPNTRPAVPAGSLTWRRTRLTRGLTALPLTLGCGPRPVPAAKGDGRD, encoded by the coding sequence GTGACCGCCCCGCGCCAGGACCCCCTGCGCGACCCGCGCTTCTTCGCCGACCCCTACCCCACCTACGACCGGCTGCGCGAGGGCTGCCCGGTCAGGCGGGTCCCCACCGGCTCCGGCGGGCACCACGCGTACCTGATCACCGGCCACTCCGAGGCCCGCGAGGCGTTCACCGACCCGCGCCTGTCCAAGGACACCGCCCGCTTCTTCGCCGACCGGCCCTCGGACCGCGACCTGCACCCGGCGATCTCCCGCAACATGCTGGCGAGCGACCCCCCGGCACACACCCGCCACCGACGGGTGGCGACCCGGCTGTTCACGACCGGCCGCGTCCGTGAACTGCGCCCGTTCATCGCCCGGGTCGTGGACGACCTCATGACCACGTGGCGACCGGGCACGGACATCGACCTGGTCGCGGACCTCGCGGTGCCCCTGCCGGTCACCGTCGTCTGCGAACTCCTCGGCGTGCCGGAATCCGACCGCGCCGCGCTCGCCGGCTGGTCCCATGACCTCTTCGACGCGACCGACACCGCCCTCGTCGACACCGCATCGCACCGGATCGGCGACTACCTGACCGACCTCGTCGACACGGCCCGCACCGCCCCCGGCGACGGCCCGCTCCACTCCCTCCTGCGCACCTGCGACCAAGGCGGCCTCGACCGGGACGAGACCGTCTCCCTGGCCGCCCTCCTGCTGGTCGCCGGTCACGAAACCACCACCCACTTCATCGGCAACGCCGTCCTGGCCCTGCTCCGGCACCCGGAGGCGTTCGACCGCCTGTGCCGGGACCCGGACCTGATCCCCGGCGCCCTCGACGAACTGCTCCGCTTCGACTCCCCGGTGAGCGTGGCCACCTTCCGTCACAGCACGCAGGACCTGCGCGTCGGCGGGGTCGACATCCCGGCGGGATTCCCGGTGCTCATCGCCCCCGGGGCCGCGAACCGCGACCCGTCCGCGTTCCCGGACGCGCACCAACTGGACCTCGACCGCGACGCCGGCGCCCACCTCTCCTTCGGCCACGGCATCCACCGCTGCCCGGGCGCCCCCCTGGCCCGGGCCGAGGCGGAGATCGCCCTCCGCGCGCTGGTGACCCGCTTCCCGAACACGCGCCCGGCCGTCCCCGCTGGATCCCTGACCTGGCGCCGAACCCGGCTCACTCGCGGTCTGACCGCCCTCCCCCTCACCCTCGGCTGCGGGCCACGGCCGGTACCGGCCGCGAAGGGGGACGGACGTGACTGA
- a CDS encoding ABC transporter ATP-binding protein gives MTDAAEDTSGNAALLYAQDIHVAYGEETVLADVSLALEPGRCLALAGANGSGKSTLLRVCVGRQQPDRGGARFAGAAPREADPAFRRDVGLLLDGAECFPDLTVAEHVRMVATAHGLGPRAAAAAHRVLAELGLDHRGDAFPDALSAGQRQMLLLASVLVRPARLIVVDEPEQRLDTAARRRLAAALRAAKAAGTAVLLASHDRATVEEAADRVLLLDRGRTAALGTPAEVTGVAEVSPWR, from the coding sequence GTGACTGACGCCGCCGAGGACACCTCCGGGAACGCCGCCCTGCTGTACGCGCAGGACATCCACGTCGCCTACGGCGAAGAGACCGTCCTGGCCGACGTCTCCCTGGCCCTGGAACCCGGCCGTTGTCTGGCTCTCGCCGGTGCCAACGGCTCCGGCAAGTCCACCCTGTTGCGCGTCTGCGTGGGCCGCCAGCAGCCGGACCGGGGCGGGGCCCGCTTCGCGGGGGCCGCGCCGCGCGAGGCGGACCCCGCCTTCCGGCGGGACGTCGGGCTGCTCCTCGACGGTGCCGAATGCTTTCCCGACCTCACCGTCGCGGAGCACGTCCGGATGGTCGCCACCGCCCACGGCCTGGGCCCCCGGGCCGCTGCCGCCGCCCACCGGGTACTGGCCGAACTCGGCCTGGACCACCGTGGCGACGCCTTCCCCGACGCCCTGTCGGCGGGACAGCGCCAGATGCTGCTGCTCGCCTCGGTACTGGTCCGCCCGGCCCGCCTGATCGTCGTGGACGAGCCCGAGCAGCGCCTGGACACCGCTGCCCGGCGCAGGCTGGCCGCCGCGCTGCGGGCGGCGAAGGCCGCCGGCACGGCCGTACTCCTGGCCTCGCACGACCGCGCCACCGTCGAGGAGGCCGCCGACCGGGTGCTGCTCCTGGACCGGGGCCGGACGGCCGCCCTGGGCACCCCCGCCGAGGTGACCGGTGTCGCGGAGGTCTCACCGTGGCGGTGA
- a CDS encoding DUF6297 family protein, with translation MAVTTEHAAEGRDATATAVATAARARRERGAGRPRFDDAWTWVVAAVSALVVLAGLVQAAPGIGQGLGWSGGPAARAGVVGTTLLLFAGQIALCVRLGPVLLSPAEITWLLPLPGDRGRLLRPRLVRAVAVACAAALPTGALAVALALALQGERRYEVLPVALLAHLALACLAVGVGTVAEARPVLAGRVRLIGGGLALAGATVLACGTSAPAVTELAAWSGPWGWAGAAVDTAAGHGSPLAQTAALACLAACAAGALRQAFRAVAGIPTDALLARARTGREVTRGATLLDLRALTLVLQSTGGRRRRTARIPMPNSRWALPLWRDAVVLLRHPWRPVLACAALVAGFAQFRVVADWLTEPGHGAVGPLKAAFVGLLLVVPPYLAAVALAEPAYQDTDRPRRALLLPLSPGVLALSHLVVPVAFLWAAGGVGWAAALLSGPPAGPLGAYATALLLAGPALVGTTLVGAYRGAPRYDLLALSLDWYAAVPFVLWRLAPALAAGFVTAPYLWHVAYHPTAGPDGDTLWLAVRSAAVLAWAVRRIGRQAEELSS, from the coding sequence GTGGCGGTGACCACCGAACACGCCGCCGAGGGCCGGGACGCCACGGCCACGGCCGTGGCCACCGCGGCGCGGGCCCGGCGCGAACGCGGTGCCGGCCGGCCCCGGTTCGACGACGCGTGGACCTGGGTGGTGGCGGCCGTCTCCGCACTGGTGGTGCTCGCGGGCCTGGTCCAGGCGGCACCGGGCATCGGCCAGGGGCTGGGATGGTCCGGCGGACCGGCCGCCCGCGCCGGAGTGGTCGGCACCACGCTGTTGCTGTTCGCCGGCCAGATCGCCCTGTGCGTACGGCTGGGGCCGGTACTGCTCAGCCCCGCCGAAATCACCTGGCTCCTGCCGCTGCCCGGCGACCGGGGCCGACTGCTGCGCCCCCGGCTGGTGCGGGCCGTGGCGGTCGCCTGCGCGGCGGCCCTGCCCACCGGTGCACTGGCCGTCGCGCTCGCCCTGGCCCTGCAGGGCGAGCGGCGGTACGAGGTCCTGCCCGTCGCGCTCCTCGCCCACCTGGCGCTGGCCTGCCTCGCGGTCGGAGTGGGCACCGTGGCCGAGGCCCGCCCCGTCCTCGCGGGCCGGGTCCGGCTGATCGGAGGCGGTTTGGCACTGGCCGGAGCGACCGTGCTCGCCTGCGGAACCTCGGCACCCGCGGTGACCGAATTGGCCGCCTGGTCCGGCCCCTGGGGCTGGGCGGGCGCGGCCGTCGACACGGCGGCCGGGCACGGCTCGCCCCTGGCCCAGACGGCGGCGCTGGCCTGCCTCGCCGCGTGCGCGGCGGGCGCCCTGCGGCAGGCGTTCCGGGCCGTGGCCGGCATCCCGACGGACGCGCTGCTCGCCCGGGCCCGCACCGGGCGGGAGGTCACTCGGGGCGCGACGCTACTGGACCTGCGCGCGCTGACCCTCGTCCTGCAGTCGACGGGCGGGCGGCGCCGGCGGACGGCCCGGATCCCGATGCCGAACTCCCGCTGGGCGCTGCCGCTGTGGCGGGACGCCGTCGTCCTGCTGCGCCACCCCTGGCGGCCGGTCCTGGCCTGCGCCGCCCTGGTCGCCGGGTTCGCCCAGTTCCGCGTGGTGGCCGACTGGCTGACGGAGCCGGGCCACGGTGCGGTCGGCCCCCTGAAGGCGGCGTTCGTGGGCCTGCTCCTCGTCGTACCGCCGTACCTCGCGGCGGTCGCGCTGGCCGAACCCGCCTACCAGGACACGGACCGGCCGCGCCGGGCCCTGTTGCTGCCGCTGTCGCCCGGTGTCCTGGCCCTCTCCCACCTGGTGGTACCGGTCGCGTTCCTGTGGGCCGCCGGCGGTGTCGGCTGGGCTGCGGCCCTGCTGTCCGGACCGCCCGCGGGACCGCTCGGTGCGTACGCCACGGCGCTGCTGCTCGCGGGTCCCGCGCTGGTCGGCACCACCTTGGTGGGTGCCTACCGGGGGGCGCCCCGCTACGACCTGCTGGCCCTGTCCCTCGACTGGTACGCGGCCGTGCCGTTCGTCCTGTGGCGGCTGGCCCCCGCGCTGGCCGCGGGGTTCGTGACGGCGCCCTACCTGTGGCACGTCGCGTACCACCCGACCGCCGGCCCGGACGGGGACACCCTGTGGCTGGCCGTCCGCTCCGCCGCCGTCCTGGCCTGGGCCGTCCGCCGCATCGGCCGCCAGGCCGAGGAACTGAGCAGCTGA
- a CDS encoding D-hexose-6-phosphate mutarotase, with product MLEKIFALPVDEALAGTVSLRRLGGLPLLVVDHPRARAAVCLQGAQLVAWQPAGHEPVLWLSEQARWEAGVAVRGGIPICWPWFDDAGEPMHGFARTTMWALVACRESDDGVRLTLELRSSEETRALWPHDFTLRARIAVGRECSLEMEVSGEHSSVGALHTYLRVGKVGGVSVAGLGGRYTDGLREEAPGVQDGPLVLVEDEEIERYYPEAGEVSRVEDRGAGRGTGRVVEVCHREHSDVVVWNPGEEPVPDVAEGAHREFVCVETARLGRPLVSTPSESALLAVSLRVARTG from the coding sequence ATGCTCGAAAAGATCTTCGCCCTGCCCGTGGACGAGGCGCTGGCCGGTACCGTCAGCCTGCGTCGCCTGGGTGGGCTTCCGCTCCTCGTCGTCGACCATCCCCGGGCGCGCGCCGCCGTATGCCTGCAGGGTGCGCAGCTCGTTGCCTGGCAGCCGGCGGGGCACGAGCCCGTCCTGTGGCTGAGCGAGCAGGCCCGCTGGGAGGCGGGGGTTGCGGTCAGGGGAGGCATCCCGATCTGCTGGCCGTGGTTCGACGACGCGGGCGAGCCCATGCACGGGTTCGCCCGCACCACGATGTGGGCGCTCGTGGCGTGCCGCGAGAGCGACGACGGTGTGCGGCTGACGCTGGAGCTGCGCAGCAGCGAGGAAACCCGGGCCCTGTGGCCGCACGACTTCACGCTCCGGGCCCGGATCGCGGTGGGCAGGGAGTGTTCGTTGGAGATGGAGGTCAGCGGGGAGCACAGCAGTGTGGGCGCCCTGCACACGTACCTGCGCGTGGGCAAGGTGGGTGGCGTGAGCGTCGCGGGGCTGGGGGGCCGGTACACGGACGGATTGCGCGAGGAGGCCCCGGGGGTGCAGGACGGTCCGCTCGTTCTCGTCGAGGACGAAGAGATCGAGCGGTACTACCCGGAGGCGGGCGAGGTGAGCCGGGTCGAGGACCGGGGAGCGGGCCGGGGAACGGGCCGGGTCGTCGAGGTCTGTCACCGCGAGCACAGCGATGTGGTGGTGTGGAATCCGGGCGAGGAGCCGGTGCCCGACGTCGCGGAGGGAGCCCATCGGGAGTTCGTGTGCGTGGAGACGGCGCGACTGGGGCGACCGCTCGTGAGTACGCCGTCGGAGTCGGCGCTGCTCGCGGTCTCGCTGCGGGTGGCGCGGACCGGCTAG
- a CDS encoding LuxR C-terminal-related transcriptional regulator: MLSSVGLRERDHDVYRALLLHPNWDIAEIQRNIDLAESEIRASLDRLTRLSLLRSSSNVERFVPVNPEVGLAPLLHEAKAELDAQRAMLSRDEAVVAALASEYTSLHIQAGTEGVERLHGVDSIRMRLMELSQRATSEVRAFMPGGALSAAALEACRPLDQRNLARGVRMQTVYLDSVRNDNATVDYATWFASRGGQTRTVPSLPMRLILCDRSVVVIPVDEDDSREGAFVIRLRSVVAALDELFDVFWSRAVPLGEAPATDNDDAPSERDLALLKMLEDGLTDEGVSRKLGVSIRTVRRLMADLLKRLNAQSRFQAGAEAVRKGWI, encoded by the coding sequence ATGCTGTCGAGCGTTGGGCTGAGGGAGCGGGATCACGATGTCTACCGGGCGCTCCTGCTCCACCCGAACTGGGACATAGCGGAGATCCAGCGGAACATCGACCTCGCTGAATCCGAGATCCGCGCATCCCTCGACCGTCTCACCCGGCTGTCCCTTCTGCGTTCCTCTTCCAACGTCGAGCGCTTCGTACCGGTCAACCCCGAAGTCGGACTCGCGCCCCTGCTCCACGAGGCCAAGGCCGAGCTCGACGCGCAACGCGCCATGCTCTCCCGCGACGAAGCCGTCGTCGCGGCGCTGGCCTCTGAATACACGTCCTTGCACATCCAGGCGGGTACCGAGGGCGTCGAGCGGTTGCACGGGGTGGACAGCATCCGCATGCGGCTGATGGAACTCTCGCAACGGGCCACCTCCGAGGTCCGCGCCTTCATGCCCGGCGGCGCCCTCAGCGCCGCCGCCCTGGAGGCGTGCCGGCCGCTCGACCAGCGCAACCTGGCCCGCGGCGTACGGATGCAGACGGTCTACCTGGACAGCGTCCGCAACGACAACGCCACGGTGGACTACGCCACGTGGTTCGCATCCCGGGGCGGCCAGACCCGCACGGTGCCCTCCTTGCCCATGCGTCTGATCCTCTGCGACCGTTCCGTCGTGGTGATCCCCGTCGACGAGGACGACAGCCGCGAAGGCGCGTTCGTCATCCGCCTCAGGAGCGTCGTCGCCGCCCTCGACGAGCTCTTCGACGTCTTCTGGTCGCGCGCCGTACCGCTCGGCGAGGCTCCCGCCACCGACAACGACGACGCCCCCAGCGAGCGGGACCTGGCCCTGCTGAAGATGCTGGAGGACGGCCTCACCGACGAGGGCGTCAGCCGCAAGCTCGGTGTCTCCATCCGGACCGTCCGCCGGCTCATGGCCGATCTGCTCAAGCGGCTGAACGCGCAGAGCCGCTTCCAGGCCGGCGCGGAGGCCGTCCGCAAGGGGTGGATCTAG